One Mangifera indica cultivar Alphonso chromosome 4, CATAS_Mindica_2.1, whole genome shotgun sequence genomic region harbors:
- the LOC123212880 gene encoding uncharacterized protein LOC123212880, with translation MDSGLSWADQWDNNDNSDSLPFPTAPEKNDKNGKDGSKNKSMKGLLSLKWIKELRKKTKK, from the coding sequence ATGGATTCAGGGTTATCCTGGGCTGATCAATGGGATAATAATGACAACTCTGACTCTCTCCCATTCCCAACTGCTCCTGAAAAAAACGACAAGAATGGAAAAGATGGATCTAAGAACAAGTCAATGAAGGGATTGTTAAGCCTCAAATGGATAAAAGAGCTCCgcaagaaaactaaaaaataa